The Mercenaria mercenaria strain notata chromosome 6, MADL_Memer_1, whole genome shotgun sequence genome contains the following window.
caaatcaaagaaaaaccttgtgtatgcgatagaggcggtatttttcaattgatcttcatgaattttggtcagaatgattaccttgatgaaatctaggccgagttcgaaaatgggtcatctgggatcaaaaactaggtcactaggtcatatcacgtaaaaaccttgtgtatgcgatagaggctgtatttttcaattgatcttcatgatttttggtcagaatgattaccttgatgaaatttagaccagtttcaaaaataggtcatctggggtcaaaaactaggtcactaggtcaaatcaaagaagaaccttgtgtatgcagtagaggctgtatttttcaactgatcttcatgaaatttagccagaatgattaccttgataaaatctaggccgtgttcgaaaatgggtcatctcgggtcaaaaactaggtcactaggtcaaatcgaagaaaaacattgtgtatgcaatagaggatgtatttttcaattgatctgtatgaaacttggtcagaatgattgtcttgatgaatctaggtcgattttgaatatgggttatctgaggtcaaaaactaggtcactaggtcaaattaaagaaaaatcttgtgtatgcgatagagactgtttttttcaattgatttttatgaaatttggtcaggttgattgccttaatgaaatctaggtcgaatttgaatatgggtcatctgaggtcaaaaactaggtcacttggtcaaatcaaagaaaaaacttctgtatgtgatagaggctgtatttttcagttgatcttcatgaattttggtcagaatgattgccttgataaaatctaggtcgagtttgaacatgggacatctagggtcaaaaactaggtcatatctaagaaaatgcttgttttatcgcaagagaccaattttttggtccaatcttaatgaaaattggtcagaatatttgtttccttgaaatcactaggtcaaacatgttttacactgttatggagtgtttcttaggtgagtgacctagggccatcttggccctcttgtttaataataaCTTTGAATTTATAGGTCAAAAGAGATCCTAGATCGGGGCAGTCAAAGGGTTTCGGTTTTATACGTTTCAAAGATTACGAGTCACAGTTACGTTGTCTGGCAGAACGACACAGGATTGATGGAAGATGGTGTGAGGTCAACTTACCCAACTCACATGTAAGTAAGCTCCTCTGTAACTGTATTTACAGGATCAATGATGTACGACTATATCTTGTTAATGACAGTGACTGAATTTACAGTTTCAAAGATAACATGTATTCTATCGCCCTAATTACTGTGGCTGTCTATTTACTTGATCTAAGATACTGGCTAGCGACCACTaaatccggacgaccaccaaaccAAACAGTCCCGTAAATgctttatttcagtctttaacCTTGCTCATCTGTTTACGATCAAATGGAcgcttgattttcaacaacatAGCAAAGTTACAACgattaaatttaagtattttacaataaatgctacatttcatttcGTCTGCACTCACGAAGCATGTTTATATGTCGGGGGGAAGCTGGAAGTGGCGTGATGCGCATGCGCAGTATCTCGGTGAGGTCCCGCCATTAAATCTAAAGGTCCCATGCAAATTTGAGGTAAGCAGACGAGACATTTGGTAAACACCTAAACTTGGGAAATACAGCTTTACTAATTTAGTGCATGATTTTAATACACCCTAAACacattttcttatcaaaatatctacttcgaaaagtgaaatttaaaagatTCAGACGGGAAAGATACGATCAAATCATCGATTCAAGAAAGGTAATTAAACACTTCTGTGCCTCAGTACGACTACTTTCCCTTggttgaaaataatatttaattcaatattGAACGTAAATTGAAAATCAGTAAAGTGACAACTCGCTGTCTATATATGGTCCGGAAACATGGTACTGTTAGACCTTAAAACAACGTGATTCGGTGGCCCTTTGTTTGGGCCTCGAAAAATTACTTGACCttattttagaagtaaacaaattagtTCTTTAGCTGGGAGGAGAACCTAGATttgttcatgtgaaatttcaaccatTAGATCTatctatttccagagttatcgtgaaaaatattacaaaagtgtCCGGTTGTAGGACGCTAGCCAGTATAGGTTTTGTGTCTGTTTAAGTTttgagatatttttaaaacatattaatcaGAATTATATTGCCAAGTACATCCAATTCAATGAAGCCAGAAAATACTTCTACAGATAACTTATACTACTGGTATATTGGTAAACATAGCtcaaaagtacatgtacttaattAACATTGTAAAGTTGTTAATTTTAATGGCAAGGGTTTTTATGGATTTGTCCATGAATGGTTACTTTGCGGGAATAAAATTTTTCGCACTTCAGCTTTTGAAACTGATTTAATTTAAAAGGGAAGTTTGGTTGgattatttcatgaatttactCAACCATGAAAGTTAGTCCCTTGCTAGTAATAATGGTAACTTTAcattatcataaaaatgtgctTTGTTTCCTACCATTGTTCTTGCTGATGTTTTGATTTTTGCCAGGTATGTATTGAATACAGAGAAGAcagtaaacaaactaaatacgaGACACTTTTGAAAGGGAGATAACTAAATACCAGTTCTATTTATAATCTTTCAATATCACATATGTATTTGATAGCAAATTCTctgaaaaatgaagaaatatcaGATCAGTGTAATCATTAGGTAATAACTTAATTGCTATATTTGGGGTgtgtaaattgtattttaattgtaaatattaaaCTTCATCAGTAATAGAATACACATGACCCTAAATCTTCACTTTCAGAATGAGAACAGTAATGTGCCTACAAACAGAAAGATATTTGTTGCCCGTTGTACCGAAGATATCACCAATGAAGATCTCAAGGAGTATTTTGAAGAGTACGGCGAGGTCATCGATACATTTATCCCTAAACCATTCAGGGCATTTGCTTTTGTCACATTCGCTGACCCACAGGTTGCTCAGAGAATGTGCGGAGAAGACCACATAATCAAAGGGGCGAGTGTCCATATCAGTAGTGCCGAGCCCAAGGGGAAGGATGGTAACTTTCAAGGGGAAAGGCACATGGGTGGTAGAGGGGGGAAACAGAGAATGAGGGAGGACTCGGGTGGTAACTGGGGTCAGCCTAGTCCTCGCCAGCCAGAAAATATGGCTGTTGAACCAAATATGAACAATATTGGTATGaacatgttgagttctgctatGCTGGCAGCAGCTCAAGCTGTCTTTCAAGGGGCATCAAATCCAAATGTGTCTGAAAATTACCAGTTAGGGCCAGGGTTCGGGGGCACTCGGGACAGCCGTAGTGGTGGGGGATATTCCTCTGGTAATTCATGGGGTAGTGGGGATAACCCGCAAAGCGGTCAGTCTAGTTATTCATCGTGGGGTAACAGGTCGGGTGGGGGTGGAGGCTATAATTCCAGTAGTTCTTCAACACAGTGGGGTCAGGGGTCTAGAGGAACATGGAATTAGATGTTGCACATGTTTGAAAGGGGGATTTGTGGGTGGGATAggtaatatatacattaaagtaaaaatTACAATTGGCAAATCTTATAAGTAATGCACTATAGCATAATACAGCGAGCTCAcgtcattttaaaataaataatacgaAGTTCCTAggtaaaaaaagggaaaacggtactgaatttttttaatgaaaaatattttgcatgcTGAAGTTCCTTCTTTCAATGCAAATAAAGCATTATTTTCATAAGAATTTAAAAGCCAGACATCAGAAAATCTCTTTAAAGGACACTAGTTACTTGATGTTTTTATATGGCCATATTTATTATCAGATCAATAATCTATCAATTCTGTAAACTGTATAGTCTTCTAAGTGTTTTcaatgtgatttttagctcacctgagcaggaagtgctcaaaggtgagcttttgtgatcaccctgtgtcagtcgtcgtccgtcatccatccgtccgtcgtcaaaaatttgactgttaacactctagaggtcacagttttggcccaaacttaatgaaacctggtcagaatgttaccctcaataaaatcttggacgagttcgatattgggtcatctggggtcaaaaactaggtcaccaggtcaaatcaaaggaatagcttgtttacactctagaggtcacaatttgggcccaatcttaatgaaacttggtcagaatgttaccctcaattaaatcctggatgatttcgatattgggtcatctaggttcaaaaactagggcaccaggtcaaatcataggaaaagcttaacactctatagaggtcacatttttggctcaatcttaatgaaacttggtcagaatgttaccctcaataaaatcttggacgagttcaatattagATCATCCGGGgtaaaaaaccaggtcaccaggtcaaatcaaaggaaaagcttgttaacactctagaggtcacaatttgggcccaatcttaatgaaacttggtcagaatgttaccctcagtaaagtcttggacacatttgatattggttcatccagggtcaaaaactaggtcaccaggtcaaatcaaaggaagagcttgtcaacactgtagaggccagatttatgactatatcttcatgaaacttggtcagaatgttaatcatgatgatctcaaggtccagtttgaatctgggtcatgtaggataaaaaattaggtcaccaggtcaaatcaaagggaaagctagtttacactgtagaggccacatttatgaccatatcttaatgaaacttggtcagaatgttaatcttgatgatctataggatAAGTTTTAAtttgggtcaggtgaggtcaaaaactaggtcaattggtcaaatcaaaggaaaagcttgttaacgttctagaggccacatttatgactgtatattcatgaaacttagtcagaatgttaatcttggtgatttttaggtcaagttcgaatctgggtcatgttgggtcaaaaactaggtcaccgggtcaaattaaaggaaaagctattggccacatttatgaccatgtctaaatgaaacttggtcagaatgtcaatcttgatgatctttaggtcaataggtcaggtgagtgatacagggccttcatggccctcttgttacagaAAAAAGGTAGATAAATGTTTGGGCTAtgtctttaattaaatttaaaagtttaactgATCTCAGCCTATTAAAATGTTGTGGCATCCATGGTAGGTTTGTAATTCATAGCTTCTGCAgacttttttgaaaactttacacaTGTCTTATCTGGCATAAGAACTGTTTTCTGGTTCTTGTAATGTATCGTCATATCAGTGCAGTAACTCAATAAgtgtatatgtattatataagcacttattgagttattgcgCTGACATGACGGTATATAGATATTAAATAGTCCTGTAAAATTCTGATAATGTAATATCTCTTTTTGGAATCAGAAAGGCGTTATACTCGAGTGGAAGGCCATTTGTTTGAAGGTGTTTAAACTAATAGGGgaactgaaaatatttgttgaagGGATGAGGAATGGGTTTAAGAGAGGGAATGGTAGAAAGGGGGTCAGAATGAGATGCATTGAAGAAAGGGTCTGAGAGGTCCTTAGTTGATGGATAAAGGGAGTGAATAGATTCCTTGATTGTACAAAAAGTAATAAGAGTGGCAGTACTGTAGAAAGGAGAGGCTA
Protein-coding sequences here:
- the LOC123549180 gene encoding TAR DNA-binding protein 43-like, translating into MASFVRVTDDENDEAIEIPAEDDGGDHDGTLLLSSLIAQFPGACGLKYRSETGGLRGVRLASGCLHPPNGFWGNTTYIVNFPKESKRKGDEEIENPVSTKMKKVETRRPSDLIVLGLPWKSTEDDMREYFKKFGDLILVQVKRDPRSGQSKGFGFIRFKDYESQLRCLAERHRIDGRWCEVNLPNSHNENSNVPTNRKIFVARCTEDITNEDLKEYFEEYGEVIDTFIPKPFRAFAFVTFADPQVAQRMCGEDHIIKGASVHISSAEPKGKDGNFQGERHMGGRGGKQRMREDSGGNWGQPSPRQPENMAVEPNMNNIGMNMLSSAMLAAAQAVFQGASNPNVSENYQLGPGFGGTRDSRSGGGYSSGNSWGSGDNPQSGQSSYSSWGNRSGGGGGYNSSSSSTQWGQGSRGTWN